One window of the Hypanus sabinus isolate sHypSab1 unplaced genomic scaffold, sHypSab1.hap1 scaffold_497, whole genome shotgun sequence genome contains the following:
- the LOC132389195 gene encoding gastrula zinc finger protein XlCGF26.1-like, producing the protein MAHQSVHTRERPFTCSDCGKGFTSLSQLKVHQRVHTGERPFSCSDCGKGFTCSSKLKEHQRVHTGERPFTCLDCGKGFTCSSELKGHQRAHTGERPFTCSDCGKGFTRPSHLQLHRSVHTGERPFTCSDCGKGFTCSSKLKEHQRVHTGERPFTCSDCGKGFTSSSQLKIHQRVHTGQRPFTCSVCGKGFTKSSHLLSHQSVHTGEWPFACSDCGKGFTQSSKLKEHQRVHTGEWPFTCSECGKGFIKSSHLQLHRSVHTGARPFTCSDCGKGFTCSSKLKIHQQVHTGERPFTCSVCGKGFTQSSELKVHRRVHTGERPFTCSDCGKGFTKSSHVLRHQSVHTGERPFTCSDRGRGFTCSSQLKVHQQVHTEERTFTCSVSGKGFTQSSQLKVHQRVHTGERPFTCSDCGKGFTCSSKLKEHQRVHTGERPFTCSDCGKGFTSSSQLKVHQRVHTGERPFTCSDCGKGFTQSSQLKVHQRVHTGERPFTCSVCGKGFTKSSHLLRHQSVHTGERPFTCSDCGKGFTCSSDLRVHQRVHTGERPFTCSVCGKGFSQSSELKVHQRVHSGERPFTCSVCGKGFIKSSHLLRHQSIHTGERPFTCSDCGKGFTCSSKLKVHQRVHTGGGRSPAQTVGRDSLVHPN; encoded by the coding sequence atggcacaccagtcagttcacactagagagaggccattcacctgctcagactgtgggaagggattcacttcattgtcccaactgaaggtacatcagcgagttcacaccggggagaggccattctcctgctcagactgtgggaagggattcacttgctcatctaaactaaaggaacatcagagagttcacactggagagaggccgttcacctgcctagactgtgggaagggattcacttgctcatctgaaTTGAAGGGACATCAGCGAGCtcatactggagagaggccattcacatgctcagactgtgggaagggattcactcgaccaTCCCACCTACAGCTGCACAggtctgttcacactggggagcggccgttcacctgctcagactgtgggaagggattcacttgctcatctaaactgaaggaacaccagcgagttcacactggggagaggccattcacctgctcagactgtgggaagggattcacttcttcgtcccaactgaagatacatcagcgtgttcacactggacagaggccattcacctgctcagtgtgtgggaagggattcactaaatcatctcacctacttagccaccagtcagttcacactggtgagtggccgttcgcctgctcagactgtggaaagggattcactcagtcatctaaactgaaggaacatcagagagttcacactggggagtggccgttcacctgctcagaatgtgggaagggattcattaaaTCATCTCACCTACAGTTGCACAGGTCTGTTCACACCGGGgcgaggccgttcacctgctcagactgtgggaagggattcacttgctcatctaaactgaagatacatcagcaagttcacactggggagaggccattcacctgctcagtgtgtgggaaggggttcactcagtcatctgaactgaaggtacatcggcgagttcacactggggagaggccattcacctgctcagactgtgggaagggattcactaaatcatctcacgtactgagacaccagtcagttcatactggcgagcggccgttcacctgctcagaccgtgggaggggattcacttgttcatctcaactgaaggtacatcagcaagttcacactgaggagaggacattcacctgctcagtgtctgggaagggattcactcagtcatcccaactgaaggtacatcagcgagttcacactggagagaggccattcacctgctcagactgtgggaagggattcacttgctcatctaaattgaaggaacatcagagagttcacactggagagaggccgttcacctgctcggactgtgggaagggattcacttcttcatcccaactgaaggtacatcagcgagttcacactggggagaggccgttcacctgctcggactgtgggaagggattcacacagtcatctcaactgaaagtacatcagcgagttcacactggagagaggccgttcacctgctcagtgtgtgggaagggattcactaaatcatctcacctactgaggcaccagtcagttcacactggcgagcggccgttcacttgctcagactgtgggaagggattcacttgctcatccgacctgagggtacatcagcgagttcacactggggagaggccgttcacctgctcagtgtgtgggaagggattctctcagtcatctgaactgaaggtacatcagcgagttcacagtggggagaggccattcacctgctcagtctgtgggaagggattcattaaatcatctcacctactgagacaccagtcaattcacactggcgagcggccgttcacctgctcagactgtgggaagggattcacttgctcatcgaaactgaaggtacatcagcgagttcacactgggggaggccgttcacctgctcagactgtgggaagggattcacttgttcatcccaactga